DNA from Acidobacteriota bacterium:
TCAACAAGCTCCCCGCCGACGCTCCGGAACGGAAGTTCCAGTTGCTCGAGATCATCAAGCACGGTTCACCCGAGGCGCTGCGGGGCGAGCTGCTGCTGACCGATGCGGAACTGGCCCACGTCGTGACCACATACCAGCGCACGGGCTTCACCGGCGGGGTCAACTGGTACCGGAACATCGACCGCAATTGGGAGTTGATGAAGGGCGTAGACCAGAAGATCGACCAGCCCTGCCTCTACATCGGCGCCGAGAACGACGTCGTGCTGCCGCCCTCCTCCGCCGACGGCATCGAGGCCCTGGTACCGAACATCGCCAAGCACACGATCAGGGACTGCGGCCACTGGACCCAGCAGGAGCAGCCCGAGGAGTTCAACCGGGTCCTGATCGGCTGGTTGAAGGCGACGTTCGCCTAGAGCCTCGCTGCGCTATGAGTATCGGCGACATCCGTCGAAGGCTGGCTGCCCACGAACCGACGATCCTTCCGCCGGCCGCGTTCGAGGCCAGCGTGGCGATGGTGCTGCGCCCGTCGACAGCGGGACCGGAAACGCTGTTCATCGAGCGGTCGAAGAAGCCGCAGGACCCCTGGTCCGGGCAGATGGCCTTTCCCGGCGGCCGGCACGACGAGACGGACCGCGACCTGAGGCACACCGCCGAGCGCGAGACGGTCGAGGAAGTGGGCCTGTCGCTTGAAGGCGCCCGTCTGATCGGTCGGCTCGACGACCAGACCGGACAGCGGGCCGGCCAGGGCCGGCAACTGCGGATCGCGGCGTTCGTCTACGAAGTCGGGGACGGAACCGGCAACGACCTGGTCCTCAACTACGAGGTCGCCGAGACGCTCTGGGTGCCGCTGGCCTGGTTCGAGGACCCGGAGCGTGTCATCGACTACCGCCATCCGCCCTATCCCGAAGTCAGCTTTCCCGGCGTCGTGGTCGGCGACCCGAAACGGCACATCGTCTGGGGCCTCACGTTCCGCTTCCTGGTCGCCTTCTTCGAGATCCTGCAGCGCCCGTTCGCCGCGAACGGCAGGCGGTAGCGCTCACTCGACGATCTCCAGATACTCCCGCATCGACCAGCCCCGCTCCCCTTCCGGCAGTTCGATACGCACCCACTCGGGGCGTTCTTCGATCACACGCACTTCCGTGCCGGCGTGAAGCTGGAAGCGGACCACCGAACCCTCGCCGGCGGCAGC
Protein-coding regions in this window:
- a CDS encoding CoA pyrophosphatase; the encoded protein is MSIGDIRRRLAAHEPTILPPAAFEASVAMVLRPSTAGPETLFIERSKKPQDPWSGQMAFPGGRHDETDRDLRHTAERETVEEVGLSLEGARLIGRLDDQTGQRAGQGRQLRIAAFVYEVGDGTGNDLVLNYEVAETLWVPLAWFEDPERVIDYRHPPYPEVSFPGVVVGDPKRHIVWGLTFRFLVAFFEILQRPFAANGRR